A genome region from Manihot esculenta cultivar AM560-2 chromosome 5, M.esculenta_v8, whole genome shotgun sequence includes the following:
- the LOC110615036 gene encoding aldehyde oxidase GLOX: MSPRSLIVLFLLLISTHPFHRILTNAAGGRWQLLQKSIGITAMHMQLLYNDRVVIFDRTDFGLSNLSLPNKKCRNDPNELVIKNDCTAHSAEYDVLTNTFRPLMVLTDVWCSSGAVMSDGRLIQTGGFNDGERRVRIFSPCNYCDWEEQGNGLIATRWYATNHILPDGSQIIIGGRRQFNYEFYPKMGLRNLYGLPFLAQTNERDIENNLYPFVFLNIDGHLFIFANNRAILFDYKVGKVVKIYPTIPGGDPRSYPSTGSAVLLPLKNIQGRALQAEVLVCGGAPKGSHIQSKHGNFVKALDTCGRIKITDPNPQWTMERMPQARVMGDMILLPNGNVLIINGAGAGTAGWELGRNPVLNPVIYRPDVAVGSRFELQNPTTVPRMYHSAAILLRDGRVLVGGSNPHINYNFRTPLFPTELSLEAFYPPYLDSKNNNFRPRIISPPSKATIGYSQRLVIRFQVAIAAKTASVTMVAPSFTTHSFAMNQRLLVLGNEKLTNAGTATYDVQVTAPPSKNLAPSGYYMLFVVHQDIPSQGIWVQIK, translated from the coding sequence ATGTCTCCTCGTTCTTTAATTGTCTTGTTCCTTCTCCTTATTTCTACTCACCCATTTCACCGGATTTTAACAAACGCCGCTGGTGGCCGGTGGCAACTTCTGCAAAAAAGCATTGGCATAACAGCTATGCACATGCAGCTTCTCTATAATGACCGTGTCGTAATCTTTGATCGAACAGATTTCGGCCTCTCAAATCTGTCGCTACCAAATAAAAAGTGTCGAAATGATCCTAACGAACTCGTGATAAAAAATGATTGCACTGCTCACTCGGCTGAGTACGATGTTTTAACCAATACATTTCGGCCTCTTATGGTCCTAACCGACGTTTGGTGCTCCTCAGGTGCTGTCATGTCCGATGGACGTCTGATCCAAACTGGTGGCTTCAATGATGGTGAACGTAGGGTCAGGATTTTCTCACCATGCAATTACTGCGACTGGGAAGAGCAGGGAAATGGGCTTATAGCAACAAGATGGTACGCCACCAACCACATATTGCCTGATGGAAGCCAAATCATTATCGGCGGGAGAAGGCAATTCAACTACGAGTTTTATCCTAAAATGGGTCTTCGAAACTTGTACGGATTGCCATTTCTTGCTCAGACTAATGAACGTGACATCGAGAACAATCTGTACCCATTTGTTTTTCTTAATATTGATGGTCATTTGTTCATTTTCGCAAATAATCGAGCTATATTGTTCGATTATAAAGTTGGCAAGGTGGTGAAAATTTACCCAACAATCCCTGGAGGTGACCCACGTAGCTATCCGAGCACTGGCTCTGCTGTCTTGCTTCCACTGAAGAACATACAAGGAAGGGCACTTCAAGCTGAAGTATTGGTTTGTGGAGGTGCACCGAAAGGTTCACACATCCAGAGTAAACATGGTAACTTTGTTAAAGCATTAGACACCTGTGGACGGATCAAGATAACCGATCCGAATCCTCAATGGACCATGGAGAGAATGCCTCAGGCACGAGTTATGGGTGACATGATATTGCTTCCAAACGGCAACGTTTTAATCATAAACGGTGCTGGAGCTGGCACTGCAGGATGGGAACTCGGGCGAAATCCTGTATTGAACCCAGTTATATATCGACCAGACGTGGCAGTTGGTTCACGGTTCGAGTTACAAAACCCAACCACGGTTCCAAGAATGTATCATTCAGCAGCCATCTTGCTGAGGGATGGAAGAGTTCTTGTTGGTGGAAGCAACCCTCACATAAACTACAACTTCAGAACACCGTTGTTTCCGACTGAGTTAAGCTTAGAAGCATTTTATCCTCCATATTtggattcaaaaaataataatttcaggCCAAGAATTATATCTCCACCGTCCAAAGCTACAATTGGGTACTCACAGAGATTAGTGATTCGGTTCCAAGTAGCAATAGCTGCAAAAACGGCGTCTGTAACAATGGTGGCACCTTCATTTACAACACACTCCTTCGCTATGAACCAGAGGTTGTTAGTTCTTGGTAACGAGAAACTGACAAATGCCGGAACGGCGACGTATGACGTTCAAGTGACTGCTCCACCTTCGAAGAATCTTGCGCCGTCTGGGTACTACATGCTATTTGTGGTTCATCAGGATATTCCCAGCCAAGGCATTTGGGTCCAGAtaaagtaa
- the LOC110615513 gene encoding lysine-specific histone demethylase 1 homolog 3 codes for MEGEQKNYGAKVRSKPIEIGLDSDDDEPIRSLFKLKRPRNPKKVKVVLDKIEAREEKKDNDFGGMDDTLASFRKRLKGPKKDIGSVIIRPLEDKVDNGYSEGGDVLDLATKKVVVEGKRKEKVKKTNIGSKRETNRGDATVFDTLRSQVEVLKEEDSFPSGGSSGSSDQEEDSLSHIFHKAQSGPIRKSLINPFSKQNSRVHNLEDGLSPTSECISELSKSVIACIPGTASASNVVSTDLKAEDGCTIVSGLRPSDFVSEHSKTVKHQRLDNGFSQSYFMEGNSGENMKSSCQRHARSVEFISSPSAFHCSGIQDERIVDPGVSNVKEEPVMNPCAPNRVCDENCSFSGQVDNLDDQSMKNGLKLCSIRKVNTLIHDVAKVPTSASVQFEDIDGFSEQKSNKDLRDAWDHQHYSRMGEAAKTDTTLEFDQCPEASLHVQSHLADSTFASPKIEETCSDCDFPNDYGEKSYIASVSPKRKTAATSDGKLPLKTATSVQEDKDACSYHMNHQGNLETSVHPNKSSISIQKCSPVMHQSIHSEDATKLNCVPSHDYLSINEETHGASPLSITPEENESYPDDVVSIPDSEIKDGKLSSVQRGARKAKKRRHGDMAYEGDPDWEILINDQRYQENNQVMDTDRCFRMREKSDSSSISFTEADNGGAAAVSVGLKAHAAGPVEKIKFKEVLKRKGGLQAYLECRNHILGLWSKDVTRILPLADCGVTDTPSEEESSRASLIRDVYAFLDQSGYINIGIASNKEKAEPCVRHNYKLVEEKTFEVKPGASVADLEDGVSYILGQFKSSETPLEANNTATVDNENPASKATKSWELVTPVKVEVTSVTERWECPADDIQQDATLKAKLPNGFVNVEDASDYPFCATLDSRTGVISPDLRNDVQSVQSSSGDDTRGSHSIQCDSEYRKKIIVVGAGPAGLTAARHLDRQGFSVTLIEARNRIGGRVYTDRSSLSVPVDLGASIITGVEADVATERRPDPSSLICAQLGLELTVLNSDCPLYDIVTREKVPTDLDEELEAEYNSLLDDMVLLVAQKGEHAMKMSLEDGLEYALKSRRMARPGTDIDETELQNAMDNFSVSKTCSSDGGVPEKNCSKEEILSPLERRVMNWHFAHLEYGCAALLKEVSLPYWNQDDVYGGFGGAHCMIKGGYSNVAESLCEGLCIHLNHVVTDISYNTKETGLSENNLHHKVKVSTSNGGEFFGDAVLITVPLGCLKAETIKFNPQLPQWKYSSIQRLGFGVLNKVVLEFPEVFWDDSVDYFGATAEETDRRGHCFMFWNVKKTVGAPVLIALVVGKAAIDGQSMSSSDHVSHALMVLRKLFGEAVVPDPVASVVTDWGRDPFSYGAYSYVAIGSSGEDYDILGRPIENCLFFAGEATCKEHPDTVGGAMMSGLREAVRIIDILNTGNDYTAEVEAMEALQRHSECERDEVRDITKRLEAVELSNVLYRNSLDGAQILTREALLRDMFFSAKTTAGRLHLAKKLLNLPVETLKSFAGTRKGLTTLNSWILDSMGKDGTQLLRHCVRLLVLVSTDLLAVRLSGIGKTVKEKVCVHTSRDIRAIASQLVSVWLEVFRREKASNGGLKPLRQATALDSSKRKSVHNPASGKPPLRTHSGGGGLETRACLEVPQSSGSHVHSNANVKKGNGKLVKVETLKDSTSHASLGSQDAEVEEESTYAMSEEELAALAAAEAAHAAARAAAEAYASAEAKSNTALQLPKIPSFHKFARREQYAQMEDYDIRKNWSGGILGKQDCASEIDSRNCRVRDWSVDFSATCVNLNSSRISVDNLSQQSHSNEIACHMNFREQSGETAAVDSSLFTRAWVDTAGNEGIKDYHAIERWQSQAAAAESNFFHPATHIKDEEDSNTCSRPPTWKNDGRLNESSISQVPLNKEPQKNHLRGADRIKQAVVDFVASLLMPVYKARKIDREGYKSIMKKTATKVMEQATDTEKTMAVSEFLDFKRKNKIRAFVDKLIERHMAMKPAVKPS; via the exons ATGGAAGGGGAACAGAAGAACTATGGGGCTAAGGTCAGATCCAAGCCTATTGAGATTGGTCTTGATTCTGATGATGATGAGCCAATTAGGTCTCTATTCAAGTTGAAGAGACCTAGAAATCCTAAAAAGGTTAAGGTGGTTTTGGACAAGATTGAAGCCAGGGAAGAAAAGAAGGACAATGATTTTGGGGGCATGGATGACACACTAGCCAGTTTTAGGAAGAGGTTGAAGGGTCCTAAGAAAGATATTGGATCTGTTATTATAAGGCCGTTGGAGGATAAGGTGGATAATGGTTACAGTGAAGGCGGTGATGTACTGGACTTAGCTACAAAAAAAGTAGTAGTAGAAGGCAAACGCAAGGAAAAGGTTAAAAAAACAAATATTGGCTCTAAGAGAGAGACGAATAGGGGTGATGCGACAGTTTTTGATACTTTGAGATCTCAGGTAGAAGTTCTAAAGGAGGAAGATTCATTTCCTAGTGGGGGCTCAAGTGGTTCTTCGGATCAAGAGGAAGACTCATTATCGCATATTTTTCATAAGGCACAATCTGGTCCAATACGGAAGTCTCTTATAAATCCATTTTCAAAACAGAATAGTAGGGTTCATAATTTAGAGGATGGGTTGAGCCCTACCTCTGAATGTATTTCAGAGCTTTCCAAGTCCGTGATTGCATGTATACCCGGAACTGCTTCTGCCTCAAATGTAGTCTCAACAGATCTGAAAGCTGAAGATGGTTGTACTATAGTTAGTGGTTTGAGACCATCAGATTTTGTCTCTGAACACAGTAAGACAGTGAAACACCAAAGGTTAGATAATGGTTTTTCTCAATCTTATTTTATGGAAGGTAATTCTGGTGAAAATATGAAATCCAGTTGCCAAAGACATGCTAGATCAGTGGAATTTATTTCCTCACCTTCAGCATTTCATTGTAGTGGGATTCAAGATGAAAGGATTGTAGACCCTGGTGTCTCAAATGTTAAAGAAGAACCTGTGATGAATCCTTGTGCTCCAAATAGAGTTTGTGATGAAAATTGTTCCTTTTCTGGCCAAGTGGATAACTTGGATGATCAGTCTATGAAAAATGGTTTAAAGCTTTGTTCTATCAGAAAGGTAAACACTTTGATCCACGATGTCGCGAAAGTGCCTACTTCTGCGTCCGTGCAGTTTGAAGACATTGATGGGTTCAGCGAGCAAAAGTCCAACAAAGATTTAAGGGATGCATGGGACCATCAACACTATTCAAGGATGGGTGAAGCTGCTAAAACTGACACCACACTTGAGTTTGATCAATGCCCAGAAGCTTCCCTGCATGTTCAGTCCCACTTGGCTGACTCTACTTTTGCTTCACCAAAGATTGAAGAAACTTGTAGTGATTGTGATTTTCCAAATGATTATGGTGAGAAGTCATATATTGCTTCAGTTTCTCCCAAAAGGAAAACTGCTGCAACATCTGATGGCAAGTTACCTTTGAAAACTGCAACATCTGTTCAAGAAGATAAAGATGCATGTAGCTACCACATGAACCACCAAGGGAATTTAGAAACTTCTGTTCATCCAAACAAGTCCTCCATCTCCATTCAGAAGTGCAGCCCTGTTATGCATCAAAGTATACATTCAGAGGATGCAACAAAATTGAACTGTGTTCCAAGTCATGATTATCTTTCCATCAACGAGGAGACTCATGGAGCTTCTCCCCTGTCTATAACTCCAGAGGAAAATGAAAGTTACCCAGATGATGTAGTATCCATTCCTGACTCTGAAATCAAAGATGGGAAGTTATCATCTGTTCAGCGTGGTGCACGGAAGGCCAAAAAGCGTAGACATGGGGACATGGCTTATGAAGGGGATCCTGATTGGGAAATCTTGATAAATGATCAACGTTATCAGGAAAACAACCAGGTTATGGACACTGATAGGTGTTTTAGAATGAGAGAGAAATCTGATTCTTCTTCAATTAGTTTTACAGAGGCTGACAATGGTGGGGCAGCAGCAGTTTCAGTTGGATTGAAAGCTCATGCTGCTGGTCCAGTTGAGAAGATAAAATTTAAGGAGGTCTTAAAGCGCAAAGGTGGGCTTCAAGCATATTTAGAATGCAG GAACCATATCTTGGGTCTGTGGAGTAAAGATGTTACGCGTATTTTGCCTCTGGCTGATTGTGGTGTCACAGATACTCCTTCTGAGGAGGAATCTTCACGTGCTTCTCTAATTAGGGATGTCTATGCATTTCTCGATCAGAGT GGTTATATAAATATTGGAATTGCTTCTAATAAGGAGAAAGCAGAACCTTGTGTGAGGCATAATTATAAACTTGTTGAAGAAAAAACCTTTGAGGTAAAGCCTGGGGCTTCAGTTGCTGACTTGGAAGATGGAGTCTCATACATCCTTGGTCAATTTAAAAGTTCTGAAACTCCATTGGAGGCAAATAATACAGCTACAGTTGATAATGAGAACCCAGCATCAAAAGCTACAAAAAGCTGGGAGCTTGTTACTCCAGTGAAAGTGGAAGTAACTAGTGTAACAGAACGCTGGGAATGCCCAGCTGATGATATTCAACAAGATGCCACTCTCAAAGCAAAATTACCCAATGGATTTGTCAATGTGGAAGATGCGAGTGATTATCCATTTTGTGCAACGCTGGATAGCAGGACAGGCGTCATTAGCCCGGATTTAAGGAATGATGTGCAGAGTGTTCAATCTTCCTCCGGCGATGATACTAGAGGAAGTCACAGTATTCAGTGTGATTCTGAATACAGAAAGAAAATCATTGTGGTAGGAGCTGGTCCTGCTGGCTTAACCGCCGCTCGCCACTTGGATCGTCAGGGTTTTTCTGTGACTCTGATTGAGGCTAGGAATAGGATAGGGGGCCGTGTATATACAGATCGCTCATCTCTTTCAGTTCCTGTTGATCTTGGGGCTAGCATTATTACTGGTGTTGAGGCTGATGTGGCAACTGAAAGAAGACCAGATCCTTCCTCTCTGATTTGTGCTCAGTTAGGCCTTGAGTTGACAGTTCTGAATAGTGACTGCCCACTTTATGATATCGTGACCAGAGAAAAAGTTCCTACAGATCTGGATGAAGAATTGGAAGCAGAGTACAACAGCCTTCTTGATGACATGGTATTACTTGTGGCACAGAAGGGGGAGCATGCAATGAAAATGTCTCTCGAGGATGGTTTAGAATATGCCCTCAAGAGTCGACGTATGGCACGACCAGGAACAGATATTGATGAAACTGAATTGCAAAATGCCATGGACAATTTTTCTGTTTCAAAAACTTGTAGTTCTGATGGTGGAGTTCCTGAAAAAAATTGTTCAAAAGAGGAAATTTTGAGTCCACTTGAGAGGAGGGTCATGAATTGGCATTTTGCCCATTTGGAGTATGGTTGTGCTGCTTTATTGAAGGAAGTATCTCTTCCCTACTGGAATcaagatgatgtttatggaggTTTTGGAGGAGCTCATTGTATGATTAAAGGGGGTTACAGTAATGTTGCAGAGTCTCTTTGTGAAGGTCTATGTATTCACTTGAATCATGTAGTCACGGATATTTCATACAACACCAAGGAAACTGGATTGAGTGAAAATAATCTGCATCACAAAGTTAAGGTTTCCACATCGAATGGTGGTGAATTTTTTGGAGATGCTGTTTTGATCACTGTGCCACTTGGGTGTTTGaaagcagaaaccataaaatttAACCCTCAATTGCCCCAATGGAAATATTCTTCTATTCAGCGACTTGGTTTTGGAGTTCTTAATAAAGTAGTGTTGGAATTCCCGGAGGTGTTTTGGGATGATTCTGTGGATTACTTTGGAGCTACTGCTGAGGAAACTGATCGGAGAGGCCATTGTTTTATGTTTTGGAATGTGAAGAAAACTGTTGGGGCTCCTGTTCTTATAGCATTAGTGGTTGGTAAAGCAGCTATAGATGGTCAAAGTATGAGCTCATCAGATCATGTGAGCCATGCATTAATGGTTCTTCGTAAGCTTTTTGGGGAGGCTGTAGTACCTGATCCAGTTGCATCAGTAGTGACTGATTGGGGTAGGGATCCATTCAGCTATGGTGCGTACTCCTATGTTGCCATTGGATCATCTGGGGAAGACTATGATATATTGGGCAGGCCTATTGAGAACTGTTTGTTTTTTGCTGGTGAAGCTACCTGCAAGGAGCATCCTGACACTGTTGGTGGTGCTATGATGAGTGGGCTCCGAGAGGCAGTCCGCATAATTGACATTCTAAATACTGGAAATGATTACACAGCAGAAGTGGAAGCAATGGAAGCTTTACAGAGACACTCAGAATGTGAAAGGGATGAAGTTAGGGACATAACGAAGAGACTTGAGGCGGTTGAGCTTTCCAATGTCCTCTACAGGAATTCTTTGGACGGAGCCCAAATTTTAACTAGGGAAGCATTACTACGAGATATGTTCTTCAGTGCAAAAACTACCGCAGGACGATTGCATCTGGCAAAGAAATTGTTGAATCTTCCTGTTGAGACCTTGAAGTCCTTTGCCGGGACCAGAAAAGGGCTTACCACGCTTAATTCATGGATTTTG GATTCAATGGGGAAGGATGGAACTCAACTTTTGCGTCACTGCGTTCGTCTTCTTGTACTTGTTTCAACTGATCTACTTGCAGTGCGTTTGTCAG GCATAGGGAAAActgtgaaagaaaaagtttgtgTGCATACTAGCCGTGATATACGTGCCATAGCAAGTCAGTTGGTTAGCGTATGGCTTGAAGTCTTCCGCAGAGAAAAAGCTTCAAATGGTGGGCTGAAGCCATTGAGGCAAGCAACTGCTTTGGATTCTTCAAAGAGAAAATCTGTTCACAATCCAGCCTCAGGGAAGCCACCGCTGCGCACTcattctggtggtggtggtttgGAGACTAGGGCTTGCTTAGAAGTTCCTCAATCCAGTGGAAGCCATGTACATTCTAATGCAAATGTGAAGAAAGGGAATGGAAAGCTGGTCAAGGTGGAAACCTTAAAGGACTCAACATCCCATGCTTCCCTAGGCAGTCAGGATGCTGAGGTAGAGGAGGAAAGCACCTATGCAATGTCCGAAGAAGAATTGGCTGCCTTAGCTGCAGCCGAGGCGGCCCATGCTGCTGCTCGTGCAGCTGCTGAG GCATATGCATCAGCAGAAGCCAAGAGCAACACAGCGTTGCAGCTTCCAAAGATACCTTCATTTCACAAATTTGCAAGACGGGAACAGTATGCACAAATGGAGGACTATGATATTAGAAAAAACTGGTCTGGTGGTATCCTGGGAAAACAAGATTGTGCATCAGAGATAGACTCAAGGAACTGTAGGGTCCGGGACTGGTCTGTTGATTTCTCTGCTACTTGTGTTAATCTTAATAGTTCAAGGATATCAGTGGATAACTTATCtcagcagagccattcaaatgaGATTGCATGCCATATGAATTTCAGAGAACAGTCTGGAGAAACAGCAGCTGTGGACAGCAGTCTTTTTACTAGAGCATGGGTTGATACTGCCGGTAATGAGGGGATAAAGGACTATCATGCCATTGAGAGATGGCAATCTCAAGCAGCTGCTGCTGAATCAAATTTTTTCCACCCAGCTACGCATATAAAGGATGAAGAGGATTCAAACACATGTTCAAGACCACCAACCTGGAAGAATGATGGGCGATTGAATGAGAGCTCAATCTCACAGGTTCCATTAAACAAGGAACCACAAAAAAATCATCTCCGAGGTGCTGATCGTATTAAACAGGCTGTTGTGGATTTTGTTGCATCACTGTTGATGCCTGTTTATAAGGCACGAAAAATTGACAGAGAAGGATACAAATCAATAATGAAGAAAACTGCAACTAAG GTCATGGAGCAGGCTACTGATACTGAAAAAACAATGGCTGTTTCTGAGTTTCTTGATTTCAAACGCAAGAACAAG ATTCGTGCCTTTGTGGACAAATTGATTGAGAGGCACATGGCAATGAAGCCAGCTGTGAAACCTTCATAG